A genomic window from Dechloromonas sp. A34 includes:
- the hemW gene encoding radical SAM family heme chaperone HemW has protein sequence MARTIPIFTAKPAANPASLEFRVSPPLALYVHVPWCVQKCPYCDFNSHEAGETIPEREYVAALIADLQSALPLIWGRPVVSVFFGGGTPSLLSPEAIDELIAAFRALAMLAPDAEITLEANPGTIEAEKFAGFRRAGVNRLSLGIQSFNDEHLKALGRIHGAAEAKRAAHLAGAHFDAFNLDLMYGLPGQTQEQALSDLETALSFSPAHLSCYQLTLEPNTRFAAFPPELPEGDLCADMQEAIEARLAAAGYANYETSAFARPDRQCRHNLNYWYFGDYLGIGAGAHSKLTLHDRVLRQMRWKHPKAYLDNIRGGQPVQEENQVAAASLPFEFLMNALRLTEGFHPSLFEARTAQPLSAILPQLKAAEAEGLLALGPERIAPTEKGRRFLNVLLERFLADE, from the coding sequence GTGGCCCGCACCATCCCGATCTTCACCGCCAAACCGGCGGCGAATCCAGCCAGCCTCGAATTCCGCGTCTCGCCACCGCTCGCGCTCTACGTCCATGTGCCGTGGTGCGTCCAGAAGTGCCCCTATTGCGACTTCAATTCGCACGAGGCCGGCGAAACGATTCCCGAGCGCGAATATGTCGCCGCCCTGATCGCCGACCTGCAATCCGCCCTGCCGCTGATCTGGGGCCGGCCGGTAGTCAGCGTCTTCTTCGGCGGCGGCACACCCAGCCTGCTCTCGCCGGAAGCCATCGACGAGCTGATTGCCGCCTTCCGCGCCCTGGCCATGCTGGCCCCCGACGCCGAAATCACGCTCGAAGCCAACCCCGGCACGATCGAGGCCGAGAAGTTCGCCGGCTTCCGCCGAGCCGGCGTCAACCGACTGTCGCTGGGCATCCAGAGCTTCAACGACGAGCATCTCAAGGCGCTGGGCCGCATCCACGGCGCTGCCGAGGCCAAACGCGCCGCACATCTGGCCGGTGCCCACTTCGACGCCTTCAATCTCGACCTGATGTACGGCCTGCCCGGTCAGACGCAGGAACAGGCGCTCAGCGACCTCGAAACGGCGCTCAGCTTCTCCCCGGCGCACCTCTCCTGTTACCAGCTGACCCTGGAGCCGAACACGCGCTTTGCAGCCTTCCCCCCGGAATTGCCGGAGGGCGACCTCTGTGCCGACATGCAGGAAGCCATCGAGGCCCGGCTGGCCGCGGCCGGTTATGCCAATTATGAAACGTCGGCTTTTGCCCGGCCAGACCGGCAATGTCGCCACAACCTCAACTATTGGTATTTTGGCGACTATCTCGGCATCGGCGCCGGCGCCCACTCGAAGCTGACGCTGCATGACCGCGTCCTGCGCCAGATGCGCTGGAAACACCCGAAGGCCTATCTCGATAATATTCGCGGCGGCCAGCCGGTGCAGGAAGAGAATCAGGTCGCGGCGGCCAGCCTGCCTTTCGAATTCCTGATGAATGCCCTGCGCCTGACCGAGGGTTTCCACCCCTCGCTGTTCGAGGCGAGAACGGCACAGCCCCTGAGCGCCATCCTGCCGCAACTCAAAGCCGCCGAAGCCGAGGGCCTGCTGGCGCTCGGCCCGGAACGCATTGCGCCGACCGAGAAGGGGCGGCGCTTTCTGAACGTGCTATTGGAGCGTTTCCTGGCCGATGAGTAG
- a CDS encoding serine/threonine protein kinase: protein MAQQANQPLPNGYPLEEYTIDRQLSLGGFSIVYLATDPEGRQVAIKEYLPNSLALRGRGEIKPVITSEHLGAFRYGMKCFFEEGRSLARLSHPNVIRVLNFFRANDTVYMVMEYEHGRTLQEFIQKHQGHISERFIRGVFTRMLNGLREVHSHKLLHLDLKPSNIYLRSDNTPVLIDFGAARQTLASDQPMLKPMYTPGFASPEHYGARTDLGPWSDIYSVGASMYACLAGCAPQSADERLKKDTLSPAMMRWDGQFSDRLLEIIDWCLNLNHLYRPQSVFALQKALVETVTPPSPKSNPNWLGRFVEKLRKPIK, encoded by the coding sequence ATGGCGCAACAAGCCAATCAGCCCTTACCCAATGGCTACCCGCTCGAAGAGTATACGATCGACCGCCAGCTCTCGCTCGGCGGGTTTTCGATCGTCTATCTGGCGACGGACCCCGAGGGCCGGCAAGTCGCGATCAAGGAATATCTGCCGAACAGCCTGGCCCTGCGCGGCCGGGGCGAAATCAAACCAGTCATCACCTCGGAGCACCTCGGTGCCTTCCGCTACGGGATGAAATGCTTTTTCGAGGAAGGGCGCTCGCTGGCCCGCCTGTCGCATCCGAACGTGATTCGCGTGTTGAACTTCTTTCGTGCCAACGACACCGTTTATATGGTTATGGAATACGAACACGGGCGGACCTTGCAGGAGTTCATCCAGAAACACCAGGGGCACATTTCGGAACGCTTCATCCGCGGTGTCTTCACCCGCATGCTCAACGGCCTGCGCGAAGTCCATTCGCACAAGCTGCTGCACCTCGACCTCAAGCCGTCGAACATCTACCTGCGCAGCGACAACACGCCGGTGCTGATCGACTTCGGGGCGGCGCGGCAGACCCTGGCCAGCGATCAGCCGATGCTGAAGCCAATGTACACGCCGGGTTTCGCCTCGCCAGAACATTACGGCGCACGCACCGACCTTGGCCCGTGGAGCGACATTTACAGCGTTGGTGCCTCGATGTATGCCTGCCTGGCCGGTTGCGCCCCGCAGTCCGCCGACGAGCGACTGAAGAAGGACACCCTGTCGCCGGCCATGATGCGCTGGGACGGCCAGTTCTCGGACCGCCTGCTGGAAATCATCGACTGGTGTCTGAACCTCAACCATCTTTACCGACCGCAGAGTGTCTTTGCCTTGCAGAAGGCACTGGTCGAAACCGTCACCCCGCCCAGTCCGAAGAGCAATCCGAATTGGCTGGGCCGCTTCGTTGAAAAACTCAGGAAGCCCATCAAATGA
- a CDS encoding YicC/YloC family endoribonuclease translates to MICSMTGYAVKTRDVERGSLQLELKSVNSRYLDFHFRITEDLRALEMPLRELLAAKLTRGKVECRLAFTAATARSEQLQLNADLLGSLKSLNQQVRAEMPEANPLTVNDVLRWPGMFGDQSIDFAALGPEVMALAREALADFSATRGREGDKLAAMIVDRVNAMREIVRQVAPRIPEAQALFTDKLRQRLSEALGNASDERILQEVAVFATRIDVAEELSRLTTHLDEVERVLKHGGACGKRLDFLMQELNREANTLGSKSAITEVSQAAMDLKLLIEQMREQIQNLE, encoded by the coding sequence ATGATCTGTAGTATGACTGGTTATGCAGTTAAAACGCGCGATGTCGAGCGCGGATCGCTGCAACTTGAACTTAAAAGCGTCAATTCGCGCTATCTCGATTTTCACTTCCGGATCACCGAAGATCTGCGCGCGCTGGAAATGCCGCTGCGCGAGCTGCTTGCCGCCAAACTGACGCGCGGCAAGGTCGAGTGCCGCCTCGCCTTCACTGCGGCGACGGCGCGCAGCGAGCAACTGCAGCTCAATGCCGACCTGCTGGGCTCGCTGAAAAGCCTGAATCAGCAGGTTCGCGCCGAAATGCCGGAGGCCAATCCGCTGACCGTCAACGACGTCTTGCGCTGGCCCGGCATGTTCGGCGACCAGAGCATCGATTTCGCCGCGCTTGGCCCGGAAGTCATGGCGCTGGCCCGTGAAGCGCTCGCCGATTTCTCGGCGACCCGCGGTCGCGAAGGCGACAAGCTGGCGGCGATGATCGTCGACCGGGTCAATGCCATGCGCGAGATCGTCCGTCAGGTCGCGCCGCGCATTCCCGAAGCCCAGGCCCTGTTCACCGACAAGCTGCGCCAGCGCCTGAGCGAAGCCCTGGGCAATGCCAGCGACGAGCGCATCCTGCAGGAAGTGGCCGTTTTTGCCACGCGGATCGATGTCGCCGAGGAGCTCAGCCGGCTCACCACACATCTCGACGAAGTCGAGCGCGTGCTGAAACACGGCGGCGCCTGCGGCAAGCGTCTCGACTTCCTGATGCAGGAACTCAACCGCGAGGCCAATACGCTGGGCTCGAAATCGGCCATCACAGAGGTTTCGCAAGCGGCGATGGACCTCAAGCTGCTGATCGAGCAAATGCGCGAGCAAATCCAGAACTTGGAATAG
- the rph gene encoding ribonuclease PH gives MRPSQRQSDQLRTVRLTRNFTRHAEGSVLIEMGDTRVLCNASVEENVPPFLRGKGQGWVTAEYGMLPRSTHTRSSREAAKGKQTGRTQEIQRLIGRSLRAVTDLKALGERQITLDCDVLQADGGTRCASITGAWVALYEACEKLVAAGKLPANPVRDHVAAVSVGIYKGSPVLDLDYPEDSDCDTDMNVVMTGSGGIVEIQGTAEGEPFTRAQMNTLTDLAEAGIRQLIAAQQTALAS, from the coding sequence ATGCGCCCCAGCCAACGCCAGTCCGACCAACTGCGCACCGTCCGCCTGACCCGCAACTTCACCCGCCATGCCGAGGGTTCGGTGCTGATCGAGATGGGCGACACCCGCGTGCTGTGCAATGCCAGCGTCGAGGAAAACGTGCCGCCTTTCCTGCGTGGCAAGGGCCAGGGCTGGGTCACCGCCGAATACGGCATGTTGCCGCGCTCGACCCACACCCGGAGTTCGCGTGAAGCGGCCAAGGGCAAGCAGACTGGCCGCACCCAGGAAATCCAGCGCCTGATCGGCCGCAGCCTGCGCGCCGTAACCGATCTCAAGGCCCTCGGCGAACGCCAGATCACGCTCGACTGCGATGTCCTGCAGGCCGACGGCGGCACCCGTTGCGCCTCGATCACCGGCGCCTGGGTCGCCCTTTACGAAGCCTGCGAAAAGCTGGTCGCCGCCGGCAAGCTGCCGGCCAACCCGGTGCGCGACCATGTCGCCGCGGTCTCGGTCGGCATCTACAAGGGCTCGCCGGTGCTCGACCTCGATTACCCGGAAGATTCCGACTGCGATACCGACATGAATGTCGTGATGACCGGTTCCGGCGGCATTGTCGAAATCCAGGGCACCGCCGAAGGCGAGCCCTTCACCCGGGCGCAGATGAACACCCTGACCGACCTCGCCGAAGCCGGCATCCGCCAGCTGATCGCCGCCCAGCAAACCGCCCTGGCTTCGTGA
- a CDS encoding tyrosine-type recombinase/integrase has protein sequence MGKLTDIQIRAWIRNGERFEGRSDGDGLYLSFPASASSPVWKFRYRFAGKQRIMNMGGFASLSLAKARETARELSAKVALGHDVAGEKQERKREAIEKIEAEKAAWTVNQLCDQFFERIILPKWKHADIVRRRIENDIKPKLGKMKAEDVKPRDIDDMLQAIVKRGAPTVANDVLRWTKRIFNFAIKRHIVENNPASAFDPSDAGGKEESRERWLTSEEIIKLFGAMRDMLGCFSIENMYAIRLLLLLAVRKEELVAAPWAEFDLDKAIWHLPEERTKTSAAIDIPLPPMAVETLKELHRLANGSKYVFPARKMQHRMIPHIDLNTLNAALAKHIRPKLKDVENFTIHDFRRTARTHLAALGVDPFVAERCLNHKIKGVEGIYNRHDYFDERKDALCKWAKMLSALEQGKADYNVVPMKKKAAQS, from the coding sequence ATGGGCAAGCTAACGGACATACAAATACGTGCCTGGATCAGAAACGGGGAGCGCTTTGAAGGCCGATCCGATGGCGATGGCCTCTATCTAAGCTTTCCCGCCAGCGCTAGCTCGCCTGTATGGAAGTTTCGTTATCGCTTTGCCGGCAAGCAACGCATTATGAACATGGGGGGCTTTGCCTCGTTGTCATTGGCTAAAGCTCGCGAAACAGCACGTGAGCTCTCCGCAAAAGTTGCCCTTGGGCATGATGTCGCTGGCGAAAAACAGGAGAGAAAACGCGAGGCAATCGAAAAGATTGAAGCAGAGAAAGCTGCTTGGACAGTTAATCAACTGTGCGATCAGTTTTTTGAGCGAATAATTCTGCCCAAATGGAAGCACGCAGACATTGTTCGTCGCCGCATTGAGAATGATATCAAGCCAAAACTTGGCAAGATGAAAGCCGAAGATGTTAAGCCCCGTGACATTGACGACATGCTGCAGGCTATCGTTAAACGTGGCGCCCCAACGGTCGCAAACGATGTATTGCGTTGGACAAAGCGAATTTTCAACTTCGCCATTAAGCGGCACATTGTCGAAAACAACCCAGCCAGTGCATTTGACCCTTCAGACGCCGGCGGGAAAGAAGAAAGCCGTGAGCGTTGGCTAACAAGCGAAGAAATTATTAAGCTTTTTGGGGCCATGCGCGACATGTTGGGATGCTTCTCAATTGAGAACATGTATGCGATTCGATTGCTATTGTTGCTTGCTGTCCGAAAGGAAGAACTTGTCGCTGCCCCTTGGGCAGAGTTCGACTTGGATAAGGCAATTTGGCACTTACCAGAGGAAAGAACCAAGACAAGCGCCGCGATCGATATTCCGTTACCGCCGATGGCCGTAGAAACGCTCAAAGAGTTGCACCGATTGGCGAATGGCAGCAAATATGTATTTCCCGCTCGCAAGATGCAGCACCGCATGATCCCGCATATTGATTTGAACACGCTGAACGCAGCTTTGGCCAAACATATTCGTCCCAAGCTGAAGGACGTCGAAAATTTCACAATTCACGACTTCCGGCGTACAGCACGAACACATTTGGCTGCGTTAGGCGTCGATCCATTCGTTGCAGAGCGCTGTCTCAATCACAAAATCAAAGGGGTGGAAGGAATCTACAACCGCCATGATTATTTTGATGAGCGAAAGGATGCTCTTTGCAAATGGGCAAAGATGTTGTCGGCTTTGGAGCAAGGAAAAGCCGATTACAACGTAGTTCCAATGAAGAAAAAGGCCGCACAGAGCTAA
- a CDS encoding C2HC-type zinc finger protein, with translation MKEWQLDINCPICGEKFLAKRALKHKNKKHPDISPDEFVAAIKVAVERGENVLNTKRVVAEGAKMAGKPIFSKEVRNSAKWFSVVPGGAVGLGKKK, from the coding sequence ATGAAGGAATGGCAACTAGACATCAACTGCCCAATTTGCGGTGAAAAGTTCCTCGCAAAGCGCGCGCTGAAGCACAAGAACAAGAAGCATCCCGATATCAGCCCAGACGAATTTGTTGCTGCAATTAAGGTTGCAGTGGAGCGCGGAGAAAACGTACTGAATACTAAGAGGGTTGTGGCCGAAGGCGCCAAAATGGCCGGGAAGCCAATATTTAGTAAGGAAGTGCGTAACTCTGCAAAGTGGTTTTCAGTTGTTCCGGGAGGAGCCGTTGGCTTAGGAAAGAAGAAATGA
- a CDS encoding Arm DNA-binding domain-containing protein translates to MEKLTNELIAEWIESNQRFEMRGDGGGLYLGFRADQKNPVWLFRFRQFGEQHKLTLGHYPTISLETARDLARSYRKLIDNKESVIAAVGNKRRSDSDHELARTFSALLREASLHGAKRMTVTIEFDGEESWAS, encoded by the coding sequence ATGGAAAAGCTTACAAACGAACTTATTGCCGAATGGATTGAAAGCAACCAGCGTTTTGAAATGCGCGGCGATGGTGGCGGCTTGTACCTAGGTTTCAGAGCCGATCAAAAGAATCCCGTTTGGCTATTCAGGTTTCGTCAATTTGGTGAGCAGCACAAACTCACCTTGGGCCATTACCCAACCATTTCGCTTGAAACCGCACGAGACTTGGCTCGTAGCTATCGGAAGCTCATCGACAACAAGGAGAGTGTGATCGCAGCAGTTGGAAACAAACGACGTAGCGATAGCGATCACGAGCTAGCAAGGACTTTTTCTGCGCTGCTCAGAGAAGCTAGTCTGCATGGTGCAAAGCGCATGACAGTAACCATCGAATTCGACGGAGAGGAATCATGGGCAAGCTAA
- a CDS encoding IS3 family transposase (programmed frameshift) produces the protein MKKSVKFSPEFRERAVRMVAESRADHPSLWSAVESIAVKIGCTPQTLLTWVRQHERDAGQREGPTTADQKRVKELEREVKELRKANEILKLASAFFGPGGARPPIQVLRSFVDEHRAAFGVEPICRQLQIAPSGYRRHVARRRNPEQRSQRVRRDEVLVPEIKRVWQANLQVYGADKVWRQLNREGIAVARCTVERLMRRQGLRGVMRGKVVRTTISDSKAACPLDRVNRQFKADRPNQLWVSDFTYVSTWQGWLYVAFVIDVFARRIVGWRVSSSMHTDFVLDALEQALYARQPSPDEALIHHSDRGSQYVSIRYSERLAEAGIEPSVGSKGDSYDNALAETINGLYKAEMIHRRAPWKTRESVELATLEWVSWFNHHRLLEPIGYIPPAEAEANYYRQLADQAAIVA, from the exons ATGAAGAAGTCAGTTAAGTTCTCCCCCGAATTTCGTGAGCGCGCCGTGCGCATGGTTGCCGAAAGCCGTGCCGATCATCCGTCGCTGTGGTCAGCCGTTGAATCCATTGCGGTCAAGATCGGTTGCACGCCGCAGACGCTGCTGACCTGGGTGCGTCAGCACGAACGAGATGCCGGCCAGCGCGAAGGGCCGACCACGGCGGACCAGAAGCGTGTCAAGGAACTGGAGCGCGAGGTCAAAGAGCTGCGCAAAGCCAACGAGATCCTCAAGCTTGCCAGCGCGTTTTTCG GCCCAGGCGGAGCTCGACCGCCGATTCAAGTCTTGAGGTCTTTCGTCGACGAGCATCGTGCTGCCTTCGGGGTCGAGCCGATCTGCAGGCAATTGCAGATTGCCCCGTCGGGCTACCGGCGTCATGTCGCTCGGCGGCGCAATCCTGAACAGCGCAGTCAGAGAGTGCGGCGTGACGAGGTGTTAGTGCCCGAGATCAAGCGCGTCTGGCAGGCCAACCTGCAGGTCTATGGTGCCGACAAGGTCTGGCGGCAACTGAACCGCGAAGGCATCGCGGTGGCCCGTTGTACGGTCGAGCGACTCATGCGGCGTCAAGGTTTGCGCGGAGTCATGCGCGGCAAGGTGGTGCGCACCACGATCAGCGACAGCAAAGCGGCTTGCCCGCTGGATCGGGTCAATCGACAGTTCAAGGCCGACCGTCCCAATCAGTTGTGGGTCTCGGACTTCACCTATGTCTCGACCTGGCAAGGCTGGTTATATGTGGCTTTTGTCATCGACGTTTTTGCCCGCCGTATCGTGGGTTGGCGAGTGAGCAGTTCCATGCATACGGACTTCGTGCTCGATGCGCTGGAACAGGCGCTGTACGCCCGTCAGCCGAGTCCCGACGAGGCCTTGATCCACCACTCGGACAGGGGCTCGCAGTACGTCTCGATCCGCTACAGCGAGCGACTGGCCGAAGCCGGGATTGAGCCATCAGTCGGCAGCAAGGGCGACAGCTACGACAACGCGCTAGCCGAGACGATTAATGGCTTGTACAAGGCGGAGATGATCCACCGGCGCGCCCCTTGGAAAACCAGGGAATCCGTGGAGCTGGCAACTCTGGAATGGGTGTCTTGGTTTAACCACCACAGGCTGCTTGAACCGATTGGCTATATCCCCCCCGCAGAAGCTGAGGCAAACTACTACAGGCAACTCGCCGATCAGGCCGCCATCGTGGCCTGA
- the rdgB gene encoding RdgB/HAM1 family non-canonical purine NTP pyrophosphatase: MKKLVLASNNAKKMKELNALLAPLGFEVIAQGELGIPEAEEPHCTFVENALAKARHAAQLSGLPALADDSGLCVAALGDAPGVYSARYAGEPKSDARNNEKLFADLGDNPDRRAHFVSVIVLVRYADDPQPLIAEGEWHGEILAALRGAGGFGYDPLFFVPEFGQTAAELDAETKNRVSHRGRAMQQLIARLPTL; encoded by the coding sequence ATGAAAAAGCTGGTCCTCGCTTCCAACAACGCCAAGAAAATGAAGGAGCTGAACGCGCTGCTGGCGCCGCTCGGCTTCGAAGTCATTGCGCAGGGCGAACTCGGCATCCCGGAAGCCGAGGAACCGCACTGCACCTTCGTCGAGAATGCCCTAGCCAAGGCCCGCCATGCCGCCCAACTGTCCGGCCTGCCGGCCCTGGCCGACGATTCCGGGCTTTGCGTCGCCGCCCTCGGTGACGCGCCGGGAGTTTATTCGGCGCGCTATGCCGGCGAGCCGAAATCGGATGCACGCAACAACGAAAAGCTGTTCGCCGACCTCGGCGACAACCCCGACCGCCGCGCCCACTTCGTGTCGGTCATCGTCCTCGTCCGCTACGCCGACGACCCGCAGCCGCTGATCGCCGAAGGCGAATGGCATGGCGAAATCCTGGCGGCACTGCGCGGCGCGGGCGGCTTCGGCTATGACCCGCTGTTCTTCGTGCCGGAATTCGGCCAGACCGCGGCCGAGCTCGATGCCGAAACCAAGAACCGTGTCTCGCATCGCGGCCGGGCCATGCAGCAGTTGATCGCCCGCCTGCCGACGCTGTAA
- a CDS encoding PP2C family protein-serine/threonine phosphatase — MRFTIYQESRQGGRANNEDRTTYCYSRDALMMAVADGMGGHHYGEVAAQIAIQTLADTFQREARPLLGDPFRFLQKGMTNAHHAILDYTAQHRLKDTPRTTCVACVVQDNVAYWAHSGDSRLYLIRAGRIIAQTKDHSRIRLLVEEGMITEAQAAVHPDRNKIYSCLGSPTLPEIEFSRKTPLEHGDILLLCTDGLWGVLSGEQMATALKGANLLQAIPMLLSQAEVKGGAHGDNLSAVSVRWEESYVEDASSSVSTQTMTHDEVTTRLDEFGRNPAYKSDLSDDEIEKAINEIRSAIDKYNPKK, encoded by the coding sequence ATGAGATTCACCATTTACCAGGAAAGCCGACAGGGAGGACGGGCCAACAACGAGGACCGGACAACCTATTGTTATTCGCGCGATGCGCTGATGATGGCGGTTGCCGACGGCATGGGCGGCCACCACTATGGTGAAGTCGCCGCCCAGATCGCCATCCAGACGCTGGCCGACACTTTCCAGCGCGAGGCGCGGCCGCTGCTCGGCGATCCTTTTCGCTTCCTGCAGAAGGGCATGACCAATGCCCACCACGCCATTCTCGACTACACCGCCCAGCACCGCCTGAAAGACACGCCGCGCACCACCTGCGTCGCCTGCGTCGTCCAGGACAACGTCGCCTACTGGGCGCACTCCGGCGACTCCCGGCTTTACCTGATCCGGGCCGGCCGGATCATCGCCCAGACCAAGGACCACTCGCGCATCCGCCTGCTGGTCGAGGAGGGCATGATCACCGAGGCGCAGGCGGCAGTTCATCCCGACCGCAACAAGATCTACAGCTGCCTGGGCAGCCCGACACTGCCGGAAATCGAATTCTCGCGCAAGACGCCGCTCGAACACGGCGACATCCTGTTGCTATGCACCGACGGCCTGTGGGGCGTGCTCTCCGGCGAGCAGATGGCGACCGCGCTGAAGGGCGCCAACCTGCTGCAAGCCATCCCGATGCTGCTTTCCCAGGCCGAGGTCAAGGGCGGCGCCCATGGCGACAATCTCTCGGCGGTGTCCGTGCGCTGGGAGGAAAGCTATGTCGAGGACGCCAGCAGTTCGGTATCGACCCAGACCATGACCCATGACGAAGTGACTACCCGACTCGATGAATTCGGCCGCAACCCGGCCTACAAGAGCGATCTCTCCGACGACGAAATCGAGAAGGCGATCAATGAAATCCGTTCCGCCATCGACAAGTACAACCCCAAGAAATAA
- a CDS encoding DUF2971 domain-containing protein: MKSKTTMKKVIPDILYHYTTQPVLLSIVQHRAIWLSSKWHLNDSAEGEIFNRLARNYADTLTIAENKINEVLASLDQFEFFVNCLTTHGDMLSQWRGYAGDGKGVSIGFNSEALKKIIKGSSIGLLYPVTYADETKDLSKDLLNKLHKTLISGGDKPSVDYLQTLGKERWAVKSKAFEEEDEFRLILTPHLNDSQVAFAGGAIASRKFRATESEIRNYYELSLSMIEPDDLIKEVVLGPKNASNLGVVKQMLASFGFKSVTVKRSVASYR, translated from the coding sequence ATGAAATCCAAAACGACAATGAAAAAGGTTATTCCAGACATCCTGTATCACTACACCACCCAACCCGTGCTGCTGAGCATTGTTCAACATCGTGCGATTTGGCTGAGTAGCAAGTGGCATCTAAATGACTCAGCAGAGGGCGAGATTTTTAATAGGTTAGCTCGCAACTATGCGGACACGCTTACGATCGCAGAAAACAAGATCAATGAAGTACTTGCAAGTCTGGATCAATTTGAGTTTTTCGTGAATTGCCTGACAACGCACGGCGATATGCTAAGCCAATGGCGCGGATATGCAGGCGATGGCAAGGGTGTGTCCATTGGCTTTAATAGCGAGGCACTAAAAAAAATCATCAAAGGTTCATCTATCGGCTTACTTTATCCAGTCACCTATGCGGACGAGACTAAGGACCTAAGCAAGGATCTATTAAACAAGCTTCACAAAACGCTGATCAGCGGTGGCGACAAGCCATCTGTGGACTATCTCCAGACCCTAGGCAAGGAACGATGGGCTGTTAAATCCAAAGCCTTTGAGGAGGAGGATGAATTTAGGCTCATTCTGACACCTCACCTGAACGACTCTCAGGTTGCCTTTGCGGGCGGCGCAATAGCCTCACGGAAGTTTCGTGCTACTGAAAGTGAAATCCGCAACTACTACGAATTGTCTCTCTCGATGATTGAGCCCGATGACCTTATTAAAGAGGTTGTACTCGGTCCGAAAAACGCCTCAAATCTGGGCGTCGTGAAACAAATGCTGGCCAGCTTTGGCTTTAAGTCTGTAACTGTAAAGCGCTCAGTTGCGAGCTATCGCTAA
- a CDS encoding DUF4113 domain-containing protein, with the protein MRRGNLSPAYTTNWQGLAVVRAS; encoded by the coding sequence ATGCGTCGAGGCAATTTGTCGCCCGCGTATACAACGAACTGGCAAGGGTTGGCGGTAGTCAGGGCGAGTTAG